TGGAGAAAAATCATTTAATAACTGATCCATTATATATGTAATTTATTCTTTTAAAAAATATTATTGTTTAATTTGAAAACATTTCCTGCAACCAACCGTTACAGGAAAATGTTTTTTGTTTTGTTTCTTAGTTTCCTCCTAAGATTAAAGCACCGAAAGCTAAACCTTCTAATAATGCTCCGATGATGATCATCGCTGTTTGGATTTTACCAGCAGCCTCAGGTTGACGAGCAATTCCTTCCATTGCTTTTCCACCGATTTGACCTAATCCGATTCCTCCACCGATTACGATTAATCCTGCTCCAATTAAATTGTACATACTAATTGATTTATATAATTAAACAAATTCTTATTCTAATGATGTTCGTGTTCTTCTACCGCCATTCCAATAAATAAAGACGATAACATTGTAAAAATAAATGCTTGTAAGAACGCTACTAATAGTTCTATTACCATTATAAATGTTGCCAACACTAAAGACATTGCAGTTGAACCAACTACAGTGAATGATTCTTTCATAGTAATCATTAAAGCAATTAAACTCATTACTACGAAGTGTCCAGCTGTAATGTTTGCAAATAAACGTACCAATAATGAGAAAGGTTTGATTAATACAAAACCTATTAACTCAATAACTGCTAAGATTGGTCTTAACACTACGGGAACTCCTGGCATCCATAAAGTGTGTGCCCAGAAATCTTTCGTTCCACTTGCTAAATAAATTACTGCTGTAAATAATGCTAAACAAACTGTAATAGCTATTTGTCCGGTTACGTTAAATCCTAATGGAGTTAATCCCATTAAGTTTAATATCCAGATAAAGAAGAATACCGTTAATAAATAAGGCATGAACTTCTTATATTTTTTCTCACCAATATTTGGTCTTGCAATTTCGTCTCTTACGTATAATACTAACGGCTCTAATATACGACCAACTCCTGTAGGAATTGCTCCTTTTTTGTACCCCTTAGCCAACGCTCCAAATCCTAAGAACATTAATAAACCTGCTATTAAAATTCCAAATACACTTTTAGTAATAGAAAAATCTAATACTTTGTGAGCATTGGTAGCATGATGCGTGTCATCAAAAGACACCGCTGTTGCCCCTTCGTTTAATTCATAAATTTTACTATGAATCTTTACTAATTTCACATCACCTCTATCAACGATTACGGTACCGTCATCATTGTGATGAAAAGCGGAAGACATAAAGGTTTTTAAACCTTTGCTAGTCCAAACAATTACGGGTAATGGAAACCCTACATGTTTGCGCTCACCTGCATCGTTTGTGTACGAGTACAAAGCAAAGTCATGCGAATCTGCTAAGTGATGTTTGATATACGCCTTAATTTTACTTGGTGTGTTTACTTGTCCTCCTTTATCTGAAGAACCACCACCTCCTGCAAATGCAGTGAACGAAGAAAATACTATTGCTAGTATTGTTAAAAACTTGATAGAATTTTTTGCTATCATCATACCTTTACTAAATATAGATTTATGCTCTCTAAATTTCCGTGCAAAGGTACACAATTAATTAAAACTACAAACCCTTTTTTTGTCTTAGTTTTTTAAAGATGTTTTTTTAAGGAATTGCATAGTTGATTTAACTAAACTGTTTGTTATTCAGTAGTTTTGAAACCGCAATAGCTTCAATGATTAAAAATAGGAATAACGGGATAACAAGAGAGACTCTTTCAGGTTTGTTAAGTGCTTCATTTGCAAAGACAGATGCTTGAAAAATTAGGACAAAAAATCCGATCTTTAAAAATATTGATGCGAGATAGGCATATCCTGCTTGGTTAGGTAATTTATCAGCAACTAGTTCAATAATGGTGTATACAATAAGTGCAGAGATCACATGGAAACTATACACTTTAAGTAGTGAAAAAGATAAATAGATATCTTTAGTAGCTAACGTGTAGTCATGAGAAAAAAAGCTGATAGCAAATATTAAAAGAATGGTTGCTGTAAAATAAAAAATACGCTTAATCATTATCTTTTGAAAGGTTTGTTACTTGTACAATTACCGAAAGCATAGCTCCGAAAACGGCTACAAGTGTACAAATTTTTGTGTAAAGTTGATCGTCGTTTGGAAATTTTTGATCTAACCATTCACCTAGTAAACTTCCTAAGTAAATGGTTAAACCCATTTGAAGTGCGATTCCACTGAATCGGATAAATTTATTAAGCGGTCTTTTCTTTTCGCTTTTCTTCATCTTTGTTTAATTCTTTCACAGCACCTTTCATAGAACATGTTGCGTTAAAACTTGCTCCTGGTTCTACTGATAATTTTCCAATAATAACGTCTCCGTTAATATTTGCAGATGATTTAACTGTTAAGGTATTAGTAACCATTAATTCACCAGAGAATTTACCTTCAACATCAGCATTGGTACATTCTACTTTACCTTTAATTAAACCGGTTTGACCTACGATTACTCTTCCTTCTGTTTTAATAGTACCTTCTAATGTACCATCAATTCTAAAATCTCCTTCAGAGATAATATCACCAGTAATAGTAGTGTTTTGTCCGATGATGTTTCTTTCTGATACTTTTTTTTCTCCTGAAGATTTTTTACTGTCTTTACTAAACATGGTTATGGGGAAATTTATTTTTTTATTCTATTCGTTGACTAATTTGTTTTGCTTTTTCGCCAGCTTCGGTGTTTGCATAACTCAAAGCTACAAAATTTAATGCTTTTTTGTAGGCTTCTTTGTCTTGGTATTTACCTATTGCTAAGGCTTTTAGAAGTGCAAATTTAGGGATTAATTCCGAATTAGCTTTACTCGGAGTGTAGTTATCTATTTGATTTACAACTTCTTCGAATTTACTTTCTTTATATAAATAGTATAGTTCTTTGTATTTTTCTTCATCTTCGTCTTCATTTTTCTCTTGGTCAATTTTCTTTTCAGGATTTAAAAGGATTTGAGCAAAAGTGGTTTCTGGG
The sequence above is a segment of the Tenacibaculum sp. 190130A14a genome. Coding sequences within it:
- a CDS encoding AtpZ/AtpI family protein; this translates as MKKSEKKRPLNKFIRFSGIALQMGLTIYLGSLLGEWLDQKFPNDDQLYTKICTLVAVFGAMLSVIVQVTNLSKDND
- the atpE gene encoding ATP synthase F0 subunit C, with the protein product MYNLIGAGLIVIGGGIGLGQIGGKAMEGIARQPEAAGKIQTAMIIIGALLEGLAFGALILGGN
- the atpB gene encoding F0F1 ATP synthase subunit A; this encodes MMIAKNSIKFLTILAIVFSSFTAFAGGGGSSDKGGQVNTPSKIKAYIKHHLADSHDFALYSYTNDAGERKHVGFPLPVIVWTSKGLKTFMSSAFHHNDDGTVIVDRGDVKLVKIHSKIYELNEGATAVSFDDTHHATNAHKVLDFSITKSVFGILIAGLLMFLGFGALAKGYKKGAIPTGVGRILEPLVLYVRDEIARPNIGEKKYKKFMPYLLTVFFFIWILNLMGLTPLGFNVTGQIAITVCLALFTAVIYLASGTKDFWAHTLWMPGVPVVLRPILAVIELIGFVLIKPFSLLVRLFANITAGHFVVMSLIALMITMKESFTVVGSTAMSLVLATFIMVIELLVAFLQAFIFTMLSSLFIGMAVEEHEHH
- a CDS encoding DUF6168 family protein, which encodes MIKRIFYFTATILLIFAISFFSHDYTLATKDIYLSFSLLKVYSFHVISALIVYTIIELVADKLPNQAGYAYLASIFLKIGFFVLIFQASVFANEALNKPERVSLVIPLFLFLIIEAIAVSKLLNNKQFS
- a CDS encoding polymer-forming cytoskeletal protein → MFSKDSKKSSGEKKVSERNIIGQNTTITGDIISEGDFRIDGTLEGTIKTEGRVIVGQTGLIKGKVECTNADVEGKFSGELMVTNTLTVKSSANINGDVIIGKLSVEPGASFNATCSMKGAVKELNKDEEKRKEKTA